The nucleotide window AAGCTCTTTAGAAGGTGCCCTCCCATGGGATACAACAATCAAAACGTCATATAAAGCCTATCGGTCGCTTCAATTAATGAATGAGAAACTGGATACCGGTTACCAAAAAAGATCGCTTAAAGACCCAGGTGTAACTTATCTTAAAAAAAGAATCGAAATTGCATCAAAAATAAATTCTCAGACCTCCATCTCATTAAACCTGGATGCCCGAAAATCAGAAAAAAAACTGTTCGAGCAATCAGAACTTGATGTTGAAAACAATTATTTGATATCTATCGGCAAAGCACCAATAGAAAAATTCGATCCTGAAACTACAAAGATAAATGACTTCAAAGAAATTATGATGAATCAAACCCATCTTGTAATGGCGGATTTTATTGAGCTTTCCCATGATTTTGATTTTTCATGGTAATTGTTATATCTTGATAATTATAAAATGATTTACTACACTCAAAAAAAGTTGACATTAACCAGAATAGATTAAAGGAGAAATGATGGCAAAAGCCAGCGCCAGGCACATACTCGTAAAAGATGAAGCATTTTGCAAAGAACTTATTGATAAAATAAAGAATGGTGAGGACTTCGAAAAATTGGCCAAAGAACATTCAAAATGCCCTTCAGGAAGAAATGGTGGAGATCTGGGCGAATTTGGCCCAGGCCAGATGGTTCCTGAATTTGATACGGTAGTTTTCAATGAAGAAGTCGGCATAGCTCATGGACCTGTTAAAACAAATTTTGGATTTCATATCGTTGAAATCACAAGCCGCAGCTGACAGGCTATAAAAAACCGAACGGCCCAGGGTTTATGTTAACCTGTGCCGTTCGATTAATCCGTATAATGATAACTTCTCTGAAAATTGGAATTAAAAGACCGGTTTTTTACGGCATTGTCTTAATTCTTGTTCTATTATTCTCCTCTCTTTTTACAGTTAACCGAGTCATCAATACCTCTTATATTAAAAATAAAATATCTTCTTTCATATATCAAAAAACAGGCACCCGGATTGATGGTTCCAGATTTTTTATTACCGTCTTTCCACAACCAAGCCTGACCATAGATAAGTTTAGTTTCAATGCCGACAATAAAACTGATATCAACATTAAATTATTAAAATTAAATTTCAACAGCCAGGCTATTTTTCGCGGTAAAATCAATATCAGCCAGATCATAATCAGTCAGCCTGAAATTAAAATCAGCACTCCCCAAAAAAATCTCTTCATGATACCAATTGATTTTTCGGTTTCAACACATACTCAAAAATTAAAAAAAATCTTTGATTTTTTACCTGAACACCAGGATGCTGTCAAAATTACGTTCAATAATTTCTCATCTTCTTATTTTAGACGGATGGATGGATCAATATATCTGTCTAAAAAAGACGACACCATTTTACGAATAACCATAAAAGATATCAGATTCAAATCTTATGATATTTATAACGCCTCTTTTGATCAAAACATAAATGTGGATTCCATTGAGCTTGATCAGTTAAAAACTATTGTAACGCTTAATTCAAAGGATGAAATCCAAGGACAATGTAACTTCATTGCCCCAAAAATAAAGTCAAAAAACAAAAAGATCCTTTTGGATTCAGACTTTATCGAGTCGGTTTTTAAATTGTCTGATAATTTTTATCAAATTGATACCCCTTCGTTCAAACTCAATTATCCTAATGGGTCTGTGGCAATTTATTTTGCAAACGATCAAATCAAAAAAAAATCAAACATACACTTTATTGGAACCAATATTCATATCAATAAGGCAAAAGAGATGTCATTATTGTTTTTCAAAAACAATAAGATCACCCGAAGTTTGTTTCAA belongs to Desulfobacula toluolica Tol2 and includes:
- a CDS encoding peptidylprolyl isomerase, producing the protein MMAKASARHILVKDEAFCKELIDKIKNGEDFEKLAKEHSKCPSGRNGGDLGEFGPGQMVPEFDTVVFNEEVGIAHGPVKTNFGFHIVEITSRS